The DNA segment GGTCATGTAGAGGTCGTAGGGCATGTCCATGTGCACCGGACCGGGCCGGCCGCTGCGCATCAGCGAAAAGGCTTCCGGTAGCGCCCGGCACAAATCCTCGACCTGGCGCACGCGCCACGACTTCTTGACCACGGGCGCGAAGATGCTCGACATGTCACCCTCGAAGCGATAGTCGTCCTGCAGCGCACCGGAGCCGAACTGCGTGGTTGCCACCTGGCCAGTAACGAGGAAAAAGGCCGAGAAATCGTAAAAGGCGTTGGCCACCGAAATCATCATGTTCATGGGACCGGGCCCGGTCGAGGTGTAGACCGCCAGGGGCTCGCCGGTCAGGCGGTAATAGGCATCGGCCATGAAGCCGGAACACTGCTCGATGCGCGGCGAAATGTGGCGGATCTTGTCGGTGCGGTCGTAGATCGCGTCGAGCAGGCCGATGGCACCGTGGCCGCCGTAGCCGATAAGATAGGGCACACGCTCCTTGATCAGGTACTCGGCGATGATCTCGTTGCCTTGGATCTCGTTGCTGCGCTGATACGCCGTTGAGCGATATCCGCTGATACTGTCGCTAGCCATATTCCGACCTCATATGTCCGCTGTTACCGAAAGTGGGTATTAGTTCAGGGCGGCGATGACCTTGTCCACAGTCGTCACCGTGGCGACGTTCTGGCAGGCGAAGTTGATCGACGCGTTGTGCCATTCGGCGTTCATCGTCGAACAGGCATTTTCCGGCATGATCATGACGTAGCCCTTGTCGGCGCCGGTGCGCGCCGTGTGCTCGATCGACATGTTGGTCCAGGCGCCGGTGACGATGATGGTGTCCCGGCCCTCGGCCTTGAGCACGGTCTCCAGCCGCGTGCCCTCCCAGGCGCTCATGCGCATTTTTTCCACCACGTGATCGCCGGGCAGCGGCTCCAGGCCGGGCACCGGCTGGGCGCCCCAGGTGCCGCGGACCAGGGCGTTGCTCTCCTTCAGTCCCTCGAACAGCGGCGCGTTGGTGGTGAAGCCCGGCGCTCCGGCCTCAACGACGAACCAGACGTGGATGATGGGGATGCCCTTGGCGCGGCAGGCCTGGGCCAGGCGGGCGGCGTTCTCGATGACGTTTTGCTCGGCGGCGTGGGCCGGGGCGCCCGAATCGGCGAAGGCGCCGCCCGCCATGATGACGTCGTTCTGCATGTCCTGGATGATCATGGCGCAACGCCCGGGCTCCAGCCGCAGGCTGTCTGCCGTCTGCACCGGCGGCGCGGCTTGCGGCGCGGCTTGCGGCGCGGGCTGCGGCGTGGGTTGTTGTGCCGCGGCCGCTGGCGGCGGCGCATATTCGGCGGCGCCAGCCACCCCGCCCAGCTTCATGTAGGGCTCGATGCGCGGCCCGACCAGCGTTTGCAGGGCATAGACCGAGGTCGAGGCACACATGAACAGCGTGCGCCAATCCTCGCCGCCCCAGGCCAGATTGGCCACCAATTCAGGAACCCTGACGCAGCCCAGGTGGTTGCCGCCGGGATCGAAGATCCAGACACCGCCCGGCCCGGTGACCCAGATGTTACCGAGATCGTCGCATTTCATGCCGTCGGGCACGCCGGCCTCGCTCTCGGACTTGAGGCCCTCGGCGAAGAGCTTGCCGTTCCTCAGGCTGCCGTCAGGGTTGCACTGGAAGACTTTGACCTGGGCGTTGGTGGTGTCGTTGATGTACAAAAGCGATTCGTCGGGCGAAAAGCAGAGCCCGTTGGGCATGTCGAACTCGTCCTGCTCGACCACCAGTTCCGGCCCGCTGCCGTCGGGCGCGATGCGGAACACACCTTGCCAACCGAGTTCGCGTTCGCGCTCGATGCCGAATACCGGCATCCTGCCGTACCAGGGATCGGAAAAGTAGATTGATCCGTCGGAGCGCATGCAGGTGTCGTTGGG comes from the Alphaproteobacteria bacterium genome and includes:
- a CDS encoding isochorismatase family protein, which encodes MIFFARSAAFWNLVEASAELSQIGSGFTFTEGPVWHPREHHLLFSDMPGDVRRMWRSGEGISEVMRPSNKGNGMTYDGALNLIVCEHVTSSLARFRPDGSREVLASHYMGQELNSPNDTCMRSDGSIYFSDPWYGRMPVFGIERERELGWQGVFRIAPDGSGPELVVEQDEFDMPNGLCFSPDESLLYINDTTNAQVKVFQCNPDGSLRNGKLFAEGLKSESEAGVPDGMKCDDLGNIWVTGPGGVWIFDPGGNHLGCVRVPELVANLAWGGEDWRTLFMCASTSVYALQTLVGPRIEPYMKLGGVAGAAEYAPPPAAAAQQPTPQPAPQAAPQAAPPVQTADSLRLEPGRCAMIIQDMQNDVIMAGGAFADSGAPAHAAEQNVIENAARLAQACRAKGIPIIHVWFVVEAGAPGFTTNAPLFEGLKESNALVRGTWGAQPVPGLEPLPGDHVVEKMRMSAWEGTRLETVLKAEGRDTIIVTGAWTNMSIEHTARTGADKGYVMIMPENACSTMNAEWHNASINFACQNVATVTTVDKVIAALN